GCAGGCGCGGCGCGTGCAGGCTGCCAAAGTCCTTGCGCCAGAAGGTATAAGCGGCCATCAGCACCAGTAGCGCCAGCACCAGCGGCTTCGCCAGCTCTTTGTTGAGCCCGCTCACGGCCCGCGCGCCCAGCAGCGCGAAGCAGCCCGCCACCACCGCCGCCACCGCCACCGTGCGCCAATTGATGAATACGCCCGTCAGCCCTTGCAGGTAGCGGTAGGCTGAGGCCGAGGTGCCCGCCAGGCTGGCTACTTTGCCGGTACCCAGCACCGTCGGCACCGGCACCTGGGGTAGCAACAGCAGCAGCGCCGGCAGCTGAATGAGGCCGCCACCGCCCACCATGCCATCAATAAAGCCGGCCAGCAACGAGGCCAGGCAAAGGAGGGGTAGGGTGAAAGAGCTACTCACCTACGCCACCCTGCCTTAGCAAGGCCCAGACAAAGAAAGCGCTTATTAGCAAACAGATAAGCAGGGGTTTCACCCAGCTTTTGCGCGGAAAGCTGGCTTCGTCAGGCAGGTATTTTTTGAAATAATAGCTGTCGAGCACGTAGCCCCAGGCCAAACCCAGACCGATAGATAATCCCCCGGTTTTTACCGGAATCAGGTTTAGCAGCAGTACCGACAAGGCCGTGTAGCCAATACTAGCCCACAATGCCTGCCGGGCGGCGGCGGGCGGCCCGGCATCTCGTAGCGAGTGAAAAGCCAGAATACCGCCGGCCAGGCCACTAAAAAGGGCGGAAAACCCCCGCACCACACGCGGCGAGTAAATAGCGGGCTTTGCTTGGTCGGGGGTATAGGCTG
The genomic region above belongs to Hymenobacter psoromatis and contains:
- a CDS encoding sulfite exporter TauE/SafE family protein, encoding MSSSFTLPLLCLASLLAGFIDGMVGGGGLIQLPALLLLLPQVPVPTVLGTGKVASLAGTSASAYRYLQGLTGVFINWRTVAVAAVVAGCFALLGARAVSGLNKELAKPLVLALLVLMAAYTFWRKDFGSLHAPRLQGSRELWMGVGLGAAIGFYDGFFGPGTGSLLLFAFVGLFGYDFLAASASAKVVNIATNITGLAYFISTGQVLYYYALPMAACNVLGSTLGARLALSRGTGFVRVLFLGVVSAFILKLGWELYK